TCCGGACGTCGAGCCCGAGCGCGTGCGCGAACTCGGCATCACCCTCGACGGTGAGCTGCGTATCGCCTATCAGGGTCGTAGCGAGCGCGTGCAGGAGCTGACCGAACAGGCCATCACCAACGCCCTGCTGCGCACCGCGCGCGAGGGTGAGCGTTGGATCGCCTTCCTCGGCGGTCACGGCGAGCGCAACCCGCAGGGCCAGGCCAACCACGACCTGGGCAACTTCGGTGCCGAGCTGGGGCGCAAGGGTCTGAAAACCCAGGTGCTGAACCTCGCCCAGGACCCGCAGATCCCCGCCAACGTCAGCCTGCTGGTGATCGCCAGCCCGCAGGTGGCGCTGCTGCCGGGCGAGATCGGGCTGCTGCGCGACTATCTCGAACGCGGTGGCAATCTGCTGTGGCTGTCCGATCCCGGCGAGTCGGCCGGCATGGAGCCGATCGCCGAACTGCTCGGTATCGAGTTCCTGCCCGGCGTGATCGTCGACGCGACCACGCAGATGTTCGGCATTCAGAATCCCGACTTCGTGCTGGTGCCGGAGTACCCGCCGCATCCGGTCACCCGCGAATTACGTACCCTGACGCTGTTCCCGCGCAGCGCCGCGCTGGAGTGGCATCACAGCGACGACTGGCAGGGCGAGCCGATCCTGTCGTCGCTGGAGCGCGCCTGGACCGAGCTGAGCCCGCTGACCGGTGAGCTGCGCTTCGATGCCGACAGCGACGAGCGGGCCGGCCCGCTGGACATCGGCTTCGCCCTGACCCGGCAGGTCGACGTCGACACGGCCACCGAGGCCAAGACCCGCGAGCAGCGTGTGATCGTGGTCGGGGATGGCGATTTCCTGTCGAATGCCTTCCTCGGCAACGGCGGCAACCTGGATCTGGGCCTGAACATGGTGCACTGGCTCAGCCACGACGACGACTTCATCGCCATCCGTGCCAAGGCCGCACCCGATCAGACGCTGACGCTGTCGCAGGCCGCGCAGGCCGCCATCGGTTTCGGCTTTCTGTTCGTACTGCCGGGCGCGCTGCTGGGTGCGGGCATGTTCATCTGGCTACGACGGCGCAAGCGCTGAGGGTGGCTGCATGGATTCGAAAACCGTACTGGCCACGGAAACACACGGAAAGACACGGAAGATGGCGAGATGCCGGGTTTCCGCATTCCGTGCCTTTCCGTGTGTTTCCGTGGCTGGCAATGGAGTTGCGGTATGAGCCGGCGCCTCCTGCTCAACCTGCTCATGCTGATCGCCGTGCTGGCACTGATCGCGGTGGTGTATTTCGAGCCGGGCATCGAGGTGCCGGAGACACCGGCGGCGCTCACCGCGCTCGATGACACCACGGTCACGCATATCCGTATCGAGCGGGCGGGCGATGTATTGGAGCTGGAACGCCGCGACGGGCGCTGGTGGGTATTGGGCGCGCCCGAGCTGCCCGCCGATCCGCTGC
The Gammaproteobacteria bacterium genome window above contains:
- a CDS encoding GldG family protein yields the protein MDVNRKTTFGLRLQRYGFTILFLVAMGLLAWLSTQYVRQSDWTAGGRNSLAADSVKLLATLDGPVQITAFARDNQALRGQIRDLIARYQRSKPDVALDFVNPDVEPERVRELGITLDGELRIAYQGRSERVQELTEQAITNALLRTAREGERWIAFLGGHGERNPQGQANHDLGNFGAELGRKGLKTQVLNLAQDPQIPANVSLLVIASPQVALLPGEIGLLRDYLERGGNLLWLSDPGESAGMEPIAELLGIEFLPGVIVDATTQMFGIQNPDFVLVPEYPPHPVTRELRTLTLFPRSAALEWHHSDDWQGEPILSSLERAWTELSPLTGELRFDADSDERAGPLDIGFALTRQVDVDTATEAKTREQRVIVVGDGDFLSNAFLGNGGNLDLGLNMVHWLSHDDDFIAIRAKAAPDQTLTLSQAAQAAIGFGFLFVLPGALLGAGMFIWLRRRKR